From the Paludisphaera mucosa genome, one window contains:
- the cobA gene encoding uroporphyrinogen-III C-methyltransferase, producing MTPTTRPGIVHLVGAGPGDPGLLTLRGAEVLARADVVVFDHLANERLLDLAPAGALRIRAGKSVGHCTLTQDQINHALAEHAAAGKAVVRLKGGDPLVFGRGAEEAAFLRERGIPFAIVPGVTAGVGATACAGIPVTSRGTASAVAFITGHQAPEVSEAADPRSRLDWPALAEFPGTLVFYMGVTHLADIARRLLREGKPAETPSAVVESGSTPAQRVVSGTLGTIADLAKTSRVRPPALLVVGDVVTRREDLAWFEARPLFGLRIVVTRPREEAERSAAALEAIGAEVLIAPTVEILPLDDLGPLDAALDRLGEYDWLVFTSSNGVRRFLGRLLERGGDLRALGGVRLAAIGPSTAEALARFHLRADLIPPSFRSESLAEALGAVAAGSRILLARADRGRTILKDELGAKAQVDQVAVYRNADAEDLPPAVLARIEEGSVDWITLSSSAITARLHALLSPEGRRRVGREVKLATISPVTTATANGLGWDVAVEAPVHTWDGLVEALAARVASSRAVPE from the coding sequence ATGACGCCAACGACCCGCCCCGGAATCGTCCACCTCGTCGGCGCCGGCCCCGGCGACCCCGGCCTGCTCACGCTCCGCGGGGCCGAGGTCCTCGCCCGAGCCGACGTCGTCGTCTTCGACCACCTGGCCAACGAGCGGCTGCTGGACCTCGCCCCGGCGGGGGCCCTGCGGATCCGCGCCGGCAAGTCGGTCGGCCACTGCACGCTGACCCAGGACCAGATCAACCACGCCCTGGCCGAGCACGCGGCGGCCGGCAAGGCGGTCGTCCGGCTCAAGGGGGGCGACCCCCTGGTCTTCGGCCGCGGCGCCGAGGAGGCGGCCTTCCTGCGTGAGCGCGGGATCCCCTTCGCGATCGTCCCGGGCGTGACCGCCGGCGTGGGCGCGACGGCCTGCGCGGGCATCCCGGTCACCAGCCGGGGGACGGCCTCGGCCGTCGCCTTCATCACCGGGCACCAGGCGCCGGAGGTCTCCGAGGCCGCCGACCCCCGCTCGCGGCTGGACTGGCCGGCGCTGGCGGAGTTCCCCGGGACCCTCGTGTTCTACATGGGCGTGACCCACCTGGCCGACATCGCCCGACGGCTCCTCCGCGAGGGGAAGCCGGCCGAAACGCCGTCCGCGGTCGTCGAATCGGGCTCGACGCCGGCGCAGCGGGTCGTCTCCGGGACCCTGGGGACGATCGCCGACCTGGCGAAGACGAGCCGCGTCCGCCCCCCCGCCCTGCTGGTCGTCGGCGACGTCGTGACGCGGCGCGAGGACCTGGCGTGGTTCGAGGCCCGCCCGCTCTTCGGCCTGCGGATCGTCGTGACGCGCCCTCGCGAGGAGGCCGAGCGGTCGGCCGCCGCTCTTGAGGCGATCGGGGCCGAGGTCCTGATCGCCCCCACGGTCGAGATCCTCCCCCTCGACGACCTCGGCCCGCTCGACGCGGCCCTCGACCGCCTGGGCGAGTACGACTGGCTCGTCTTCACGTCGAGCAACGGCGTCCGGCGGTTCCTGGGCCGGCTCCTGGAGCGCGGTGGCGACCTGCGGGCGCTGGGGGGCGTCCGGCTGGCGGCCATCGGGCCGAGCACGGCGGAGGCCCTCGCCCGTTTTCATCTGCGCGCCGACCTGATCCCGCCGTCGTTCCGGTCGGAATCGCTGGCGGAGGCGCTGGGGGCGGTCGCGGCCGGCTCGCGGATCCTGCTGGCCCGGGCGGACCGGGGACGGACGATCCTCAAGGACGAGCTGGGCGCGAAGGCCCAGGTCGACCAGGTGGCCGTCTACCGCAACGCCGACGCCGAGGACCTGCCCCCCGCCGTCCTGGCGCGGATCGAGGAGGGCTCGGTGGACTGGATCACCCTGTCCAGCTCGGCGATCACGGCCCGGCTGCACGCGCTCCTGTCGCCGGAAGGCCGGCGGCGGGTGGGCCGGGAGGTCAAGCTGGCGACGATCAGCCCGGTCACCACGGCGACCGCGAACGGGCTGGGCTGGGACGTCGCGGTGGAGGCGCCCGTCCACACCTGGGACGGGCTCGTCGAGGCCCTCGCCGCCCGCGTCGCGTCGTCGCGGGCCGTTCCGGAATGA
- a CDS encoding U32 family peptidase, protein MRRGRRADRWAGVGELSVAATGIEAGVAIAAEGDEGRPGRVKPELLAPAGDRDCVRAAVANGADAVYFGLKRHNARIRAANFDGLDLTETMAYLHRHGVRGHVTLNTLIFPSELADVEATIRELNDAGVDAVIVQDLGLTRLIRAVAPELEIHGSTQMSITSEEGVRLAAELGCSRVILARELSLDEVRRVQAESAIPVEVFVHGALCVAYSGQCLTSEALGGRSANRGECAQACRMPYQIVCDGEDVDLGKTQYLLSPQDLAAYDLIPDLIRAGVASLKIEGRLKAPEYVANITRHYRRAIDEAWEGREVAFTPREVEEMEMSFSRGFSHGFLDGTDHKILVRGDYAKKRGVLLGRVEGVGRVGVRMTVATGVKPGDGLVFDGDDEFGVPEQGGRVYEVIPVAGDPSRVELRFGRGDFDLARLHPGQRAWKTDDPELTAKLRRSFEGPSNRLVGIDVRVRAAVGEPLRIEAATATGHVAKALGDAPLAPAQSRPADEALLREQLGRLGGTSYRLDALATEIEGGPMVPKSVLNQLRRELTAGLDAAADAPPVRPTAPEAVLPTLLGPIRAEADRGRRERVAGEAPHLAVLCRRTDQIEAAAAAGATAIYADYQDIKGYKDAVAEARRLGLSIHVASPRIEKPAERNLFKALAKSGADGLLVRNAGGLAFCAGAGVPFVADFSLNAANPLTVALFRDRGAERVTASYDLDAGQLFDLVDATPPDWLEVVIHQQIPMFHMEHCVYCAFLSPGTDHTNCGRPCDDHDVKLRDRVGKEHPLKADVGCRNTLFNAVPQTAAEFLPKLIARGVRHLRIEFLDDAPEAVARTVTLYRETAAGLRDGKTLWRELKASNQYGVTRGPLAVL, encoded by the coding sequence ATGCGTCGAGGGCGTCGGGCGGATCGTTGGGCGGGGGTCGGCGAATTGAGCGTTGCGGCGACGGGGATCGAGGCGGGAGTGGCGATCGCGGCCGAGGGCGACGAAGGGCGGCCGGGCCGGGTGAAGCCCGAGCTGCTGGCGCCGGCCGGCGACCGCGACTGCGTGCGCGCGGCGGTGGCCAACGGCGCGGACGCGGTCTACTTCGGCCTGAAGCGGCACAACGCCCGGATTAGGGCGGCCAATTTCGACGGCCTCGACCTGACCGAGACGATGGCCTACTTGCACCGCCACGGGGTTCGGGGCCACGTCACGCTCAACACCCTGATCTTCCCCTCCGAGCTGGCGGACGTCGAGGCGACGATCCGCGAGCTGAACGACGCCGGCGTCGACGCGGTCATCGTGCAGGACCTCGGGCTGACCCGCCTGATCCGCGCCGTCGCCCCCGAGCTGGAGATCCACGGCTCGACCCAGATGTCGATCACCAGCGAGGAGGGCGTCCGCCTGGCCGCCGAGCTGGGCTGCTCGCGGGTGATCCTGGCCCGCGAGCTGTCGCTCGACGAGGTCCGCCGCGTCCAGGCCGAGTCGGCGATCCCCGTCGAGGTCTTCGTCCACGGGGCGCTCTGCGTGGCCTACTCGGGCCAGTGCCTGACGAGCGAGGCGCTCGGGGGCCGCTCGGCGAACCGAGGGGAGTGCGCCCAGGCCTGCCGGATGCCCTACCAGATCGTCTGCGACGGCGAGGACGTCGACCTGGGGAAGACCCAGTACCTCCTGAGCCCGCAGGACCTCGCCGCCTACGACCTGATCCCGGACCTGATCCGGGCCGGGGTCGCCAGCCTGAAGATCGAGGGCCGGCTGAAGGCGCCCGAGTACGTGGCCAACATCACGCGCCACTACCGCCGCGCGATCGACGAGGCGTGGGAGGGCCGCGAGGTCGCGTTCACGCCCCGCGAGGTCGAGGAGATGGAGATGTCCTTCTCCCGCGGCTTCAGCCACGGCTTCCTCGACGGCACCGACCACAAGATCCTGGTGCGCGGCGATTACGCCAAGAAACGCGGGGTGCTGCTGGGCCGGGTCGAGGGCGTCGGCCGCGTCGGGGTGCGGATGACGGTGGCGACGGGCGTCAAGCCGGGCGACGGCCTGGTGTTCGACGGCGACGACGAGTTCGGCGTCCCCGAGCAAGGCGGGCGGGTTTACGAGGTGATCCCGGTCGCCGGCGACCCGTCCCGCGTCGAGCTGCGGTTCGGCCGGGGCGATTTCGACCTCGCCCGCCTCCACCCCGGCCAGCGGGCCTGGAAGACCGACGACCCCGAGCTGACGGCGAAGCTCCGGCGCTCGTTCGAAGGCCCGTCGAATCGCCTGGTGGGGATCGACGTCCGCGTCCGCGCGGCCGTCGGCGAGCCGCTCCGGATCGAGGCCGCGACCGCGACCGGCCACGTCGCGAAGGCCCTCGGCGACGCCCCTCTGGCCCCGGCGCAGTCGCGTCCGGCCGACGAGGCGCTGCTCCGCGAGCAACTCGGCCGGCTGGGAGGCACGTCGTACCGGCTCGACGCGCTCGCGACCGAGATCGAAGGGGGCCCGATGGTCCCCAAGAGCGTCTTGAACCAGCTCCGCCGCGAGCTGACCGCCGGGCTCGACGCCGCGGCCGACGCCCCGCCCGTCCGCCCGACGGCCCCCGAGGCCGTCCTGCCCACGCTCCTGGGCCCGATCCGCGCCGAGGCCGACCGCGGCCGCCGCGAGCGGGTCGCGGGCGAGGCTCCGCACCTGGCCGTCCTCTGCCGCCGCACCGACCAGATCGAGGCCGCCGCCGCGGCCGGCGCGACCGCGATCTACGCCGATTACCAGGACATCAAGGGTTACAAGGACGCCGTCGCCGAGGCCCGCCGTCTCGGGCTGTCGATCCACGTCGCCAGCCCCCGGATCGAGAAGCCGGCCGAGCGGAACCTGTTCAAGGCGCTGGCGAAGTCCGGGGCCGACGGCCTGCTCGTCCGCAACGCCGGCGGCCTGGCCTTCTGCGCCGGGGCCGGCGTGCCGTTCGTGGCCGATTTCTCGCTCAACGCCGCCAACCCGCTGACCGTCGCCCTGTTCCGCGACCGCGGCGCCGAGCGGGTCACGGCCTCGTACGACCTCGACGCCGGCCAGCTCTTCGACCTCGTCGACGCCACGCCGCCCGACTGGCTGGAAGTCGTGATCCATCAGCAGATCCCGATGTTCCACATGGAGCACTGCGTCTACTGCGCCTTCCTGTCGCCGGGGACCGACCACACCAACTGCGGCCGGCCCTGCGACGACCACGACGTCAAGCTGCGGGACCGGGTCGGCAAGGAGCACCCGCTGAAGGCCGACGTCGGCTGCCGCAACACGCTGTTCAACGCCGTGCCCCAGACGGCGGCCGAGTTCCTGCCCAAGCTGATCGCCCGGGGCGTCCGCCACCTCCGCATCGAGTTCCTCGACGACGCCCCCGAGGCCGTCGCGCGGACCGTGACCCTCTACCGCGAGACCGCCGCCGGCCTCCGCGACGGCAAGACCCTCTGGCGCGAGCTGAAGGCCTCGAACCAGTACGGCGTCACCCGCGGCCCGCTGGCCGTCCTCTGA
- a CDS encoding efflux RND transporter periplasmic adaptor subunit: MPTPRKVRSSLGMIAIAAAAGAAIWAYASGHHPFGKGGPRNLDEKYQFAPVSRTVLEGSLTTPGRLESSKRTVIECELENITIGILGRQLAAGGASTLLSVVPDGTPVKAGDVLATLDSSAYEELLRQQRMTVERSRADHHQTELDLDVAKLAISEFQNGLMAETLKDHQRLIALAEAEASRSKGRLDWANRMNAKGYVSTSVRNTEKQTYGKAMIALERAQGARDLFERFTAAKTIRQLEGTLLSRQASLKYQDIRLQRNLDRLAKLEKQVELCTIRAPHDGYVIYANDPRRGIVIEAGISVRQKQDLFYLPDLEQMEVVALLHESVVDRVKRGMKARIAFDGAPDVNLTGRVRSVAPIPIFEERSDVRYFEGIVTIDQQARRALMPGMSARVDLAMPPKSNVLAVPVEAVTSEDGDDFCYVEREDGEGLEKRHIELGQATHDMLEVAEGLEEGERVVLNPRADEVADDVSDLPLPAPEPAPAAAPAAGPIAALR; this comes from the coding sequence ATGCCCACTCCCCGTAAAGTCCGATCGTCGCTCGGGATGATCGCGATCGCCGCCGCGGCCGGGGCGGCGATCTGGGCCTACGCCTCGGGACACCACCCTTTCGGAAAAGGCGGCCCCCGCAACCTGGACGAGAAGTACCAGTTCGCGCCGGTGAGCCGGACGGTGCTGGAGGGCTCGCTGACGACCCCCGGGCGGCTCGAAAGCTCGAAGCGCACGGTGATCGAATGTGAGCTGGAGAACATCACGATCGGAATCCTCGGGCGGCAGCTCGCCGCCGGCGGCGCCTCGACGCTGCTGAGCGTCGTCCCCGACGGCACCCCCGTGAAGGCCGGCGACGTGCTGGCCACGCTCGACTCGTCGGCCTACGAGGAGCTGCTCCGCCAGCAGCGGATGACCGTCGAGCGGTCGCGGGCCGACCACCACCAGACCGAGCTGGACCTGGACGTCGCCAAGCTGGCCATCTCCGAATTCCAGAACGGCCTGATGGCCGAGACGCTCAAGGACCACCAGCGGCTGATCGCCCTGGCCGAGGCCGAGGCGAGCCGGAGCAAGGGGCGGCTCGACTGGGCGAACCGGATGAACGCCAAGGGCTACGTCTCGACCAGCGTGAGGAACACCGAGAAGCAGACCTACGGCAAGGCGATGATCGCCCTGGAGCGCGCCCAGGGCGCCCGCGACCTCTTCGAGCGGTTCACCGCGGCCAAGACCATCCGCCAGCTCGAAGGGACCTTGCTGTCGCGGCAGGCCTCGCTCAAGTATCAGGACATCCGGCTCCAGCGGAACCTCGACCGGCTGGCGAAGCTGGAGAAGCAGGTCGAGCTCTGCACCATCCGCGCCCCCCACGACGGCTACGTCATCTACGCCAACGACCCCCGCCGCGGGATCGTGATCGAGGCCGGCATCTCGGTCCGCCAGAAGCAGGACCTGTTCTACCTCCCCGACCTCGAGCAGATGGAGGTCGTCGCCCTGCTCCACGAATCGGTCGTCGACCGGGTGAAGCGGGGGATGAAGGCCCGGATCGCCTTCGACGGCGCGCCCGACGTCAACCTGACCGGCCGCGTCCGATCGGTCGCGCCGATCCCGATCTTCGAGGAGCGGTCGGACGTCCGCTACTTCGAAGGGATCGTGACGATCGACCAGCAAGCCCGCCGCGCCCTGATGCCCGGCATGTCGGCGCGGGTGGACCTCGCCATGCCCCCCAAGAGCAACGTGCTGGCCGTCCCCGTCGAGGCGGTGACCAGCGAGGACGGCGACGACTTCTGCTACGTCGAGCGCGAGGACGGCGAGGGCCTGGAGAAGCGGCACATCGAGCTGGGCCAGGCCACCCACGACATGCTCGAGGTCGCCGAGGGGCTCGAGGAGGGCGAGCGGGTGGTGCTCAACCCCCGGGCCGACGAGGTCGCGGACGACGTCTCCGACCTGCCGCTCCCGGCCCCGGAGCCCGCCCCGGCGGCCGCGCCCGCGGCGGGCCCGATCGCCGCGTTGCGCTGA
- a CDS encoding 6-pyruvoyl trahydropterin synthase family protein, producing the protein MFRVTRQIEFCYGHRLLDYQGKCRHLHGHNGLAVVTLEGTRLDERGMLLDFGEIKKKLQRWIDEELDHNMILRRDDPLLPTLQERGERVFVMDANPTAENIARLIYDQGRSAGLPVVEVILWETPNCFATYTGEP; encoded by the coding sequence ATGTTCCGGGTGACGCGCCAGATCGAGTTCTGCTACGGCCACCGCCTGCTCGACTACCAGGGCAAGTGCCGCCACCTCCACGGCCACAACGGGCTGGCCGTGGTGACGCTGGAAGGGACCCGGCTCGACGAGCGGGGAATGCTCTTGGACTTCGGCGAGATCAAGAAGAAGCTCCAGCGCTGGATCGACGAGGAGCTGGACCACAACATGATCCTCCGCCGCGACGACCCGCTTCTGCCGACGCTCCAGGAGCGCGGCGAACGCGTGTTCGTGATGGACGCCAACCCGACGGCCGAGAACATCGCCCGGCTGATCTACGATCAGGGGCGGTCGGCCGGGCTGCCGGTCGTGGAGGTCATCCTCTGGGAGACGCCGAACTGCTTCGCAACGTACACCGGCGAGCCCTGA
- a CDS encoding CCA tRNA nucleotidyltransferase produces MADARARREFAEEVVVRLRQAGFQALWAGGCVRDILLGLTPADYDVATDATPEQVMVTLPYRSLTMGASFGVVRVRHPRQKGNEVEIATFRSDMAYVDGRRPVGVVFSSPREDAERRDFTINGMFMDPIGGEVVDYVGGRADLDGRVLRAIGDPAARFEEDKLRLLRAVRFASRFDLRIEPATLAAVRAMAREVTVVSPERIAQELRRMLAHASRARAVDALMDAGLIAAVLPPLVAAKGLFQGKPMQPEGDLWDHLLLTLHLLPEDASFPLALAALLHDVGKPATRQTHAGRASYHNHEVVGGRIADDLGRRLKLSNAERERVAWLVTYHQYLGEAKKLREAKLKRMLAQPGIDELLALHRADALATTGDAQHVDYCEYYLEHQPAGPINPPPLLTGHDLVRHGLTPGSGFATILDQVREAQLESRVHNKREALEFVDRELAAPRPGAGGQALP; encoded by the coding sequence ATGGCTGACGCCCGGGCCCGCCGCGAGTTCGCCGAGGAGGTCGTCGTCCGGCTCCGCCAGGCCGGCTTCCAGGCCCTCTGGGCCGGCGGCTGCGTGCGCGACATCCTGCTGGGCCTGACCCCCGCCGACTACGACGTCGCCACCGACGCGACGCCCGAGCAGGTGATGGTCACGCTCCCCTACCGCTCGCTGACGATGGGGGCGTCGTTCGGCGTCGTCCGCGTGCGGCACCCCCGGCAGAAGGGGAACGAGGTCGAGATCGCCACGTTCCGCAGCGACATGGCGTACGTCGACGGCCGCCGCCCCGTGGGGGTCGTCTTCAGCTCGCCCCGCGAGGACGCCGAGCGCCGGGACTTCACGATCAACGGCATGTTCATGGACCCGATCGGCGGCGAGGTCGTCGACTACGTCGGCGGCCGGGCCGACCTCGACGGGCGGGTTTTGCGGGCCATCGGCGACCCGGCCGCGCGGTTCGAGGAGGACAAGCTGAGGCTCCTCCGCGCCGTGCGGTTCGCCTCGCGGTTCGACCTGAGGATCGAGCCCGCCACGCTCGCCGCGGTCCGGGCTATGGCCCGCGAGGTCACGGTCGTCTCGCCCGAGCGGATCGCCCAGGAGCTGCGCCGGATGCTGGCGCACGCCAGCCGCGCGCGGGCCGTGGACGCCCTGATGGACGCCGGCCTGATCGCGGCCGTCCTGCCGCCGCTGGTCGCGGCCAAGGGGCTCTTCCAGGGCAAGCCGATGCAGCCCGAGGGGGACCTGTGGGACCACCTCCTGCTGACCTTGCACCTGCTCCCCGAGGACGCGAGCTTCCCCCTGGCGCTGGCGGCCCTGCTGCACGACGTCGGCAAGCCGGCGACGCGGCAGACCCACGCCGGCCGGGCGAGCTACCACAACCACGAGGTCGTCGGCGGCCGGATCGCCGACGACCTGGGCCGCCGGCTCAAGCTCTCGAACGCCGAGCGCGAGCGGGTCGCCTGGCTGGTGACCTACCACCAGTACCTGGGCGAGGCCAAGAAGCTCCGCGAGGCCAAGCTCAAGCGGATGCTCGCCCAGCCCGGCATCGACGAGCTGCTGGCCCTCCACCGCGCCGACGCCCTGGCGACCACCGGCGACGCCCAGCACGTCGACTACTGCGAGTATTACCTGGAGCACCAGCCCGCCGGGCCCATCAACCCGCCGCCGCTGCTCACCGGCCACGACCTCGTCCGCCACGGCCTGACCCCCGGCTCGGGCTTCGCGACGATCCTCGACCAGGTCCGCGAGGCCCAGCTCGAGAGCCGCGTCCACAACAAGCGCGAGGCCCTCGAATTCGTCGACCGCGAGCTGGCCGCCCCGCGCCCCGGGGCCGGGGGACAGGCCCTCCCCTGA
- a CDS encoding RsmD family RNA methyltransferase, whose product MRIIAGQKRGHKIEGPRASAAMRPTSDHVRESLFNIVGDLMPGRAAVDLFAGTGAIGLEALSRGAESAVFVEKDRESVALIHGNVAKLRYQDRATIRLADAYRWARVHAVEPGRPTAVFLDPPYRDYEAAAGVKRMRAVLDHLVENLAAGSLIVIEAGRVLDDRILPDFDAWDVRRYGDTQVGFWLRDGAGTLVEAGEEPEAEVGDG is encoded by the coding sequence ATGCGGATCATCGCGGGCCAGAAGCGCGGGCACAAGATCGAGGGCCCGCGCGCGTCGGCGGCCATGAGGCCGACCAGCGACCACGTGCGCGAGTCGCTGTTCAACATCGTCGGCGACCTGATGCCGGGTCGGGCGGCGGTCGACCTGTTCGCGGGGACCGGCGCGATCGGCCTGGAGGCGCTCAGCCGGGGGGCCGAGTCGGCCGTCTTCGTCGAGAAGGACCGCGAGTCCGTCGCCCTGATCCACGGCAACGTCGCCAAGCTCCGCTACCAGGACCGCGCGACGATCCGCCTGGCCGACGCCTATCGCTGGGCCCGCGTCCACGCGGTCGAGCCCGGCCGGCCCACGGCCGTCTTCCTCGACCCCCCCTACCGCGACTACGAGGCGGCCGCGGGCGTGAAGCGGATGCGCGCCGTGCTCGACCACCTCGTCGAGAACCTGGCCGCCGGCTCGCTGATCGTGATCGAGGCCGGCCGCGTGCTGGACGACCGGATCCTGCCCGACTTCGACGCCTGGGACGTCCGCCGCTACGGCGACACCCAGGTCGGCTTCTGGCTGCGGGACGGGGCCGGGACGCTCGTGGAAGCCGGGGAAGAGCCGGAGGCGGAGGTCGGCGATGGCTGA
- a CDS encoding DUF4279 domain-containing protein gives MEDDVEDGSWSRCSAILRIFGTIADLDEITRTLGLIPTHFHRRGDRQRVPALGDYEHDMWSYSPPVPAEEPLDVHIQTLWAHIAPHTDYLLGLKRTLTVDVFCCLASPGAQGIEVSHRSLEMFTRLEVPFGVSLVV, from the coding sequence GTGGAGGACGACGTCGAGGACGGAAGCTGGAGCCGCTGCAGCGCGATCCTGCGCATCTTCGGGACGATCGCCGATCTCGACGAGATCACCAGGACCCTGGGGTTGATCCCGACGCATTTCCACAGGCGGGGCGATCGCCAACGGGTCCCGGCGTTGGGCGACTACGAGCACGACATGTGGTCCTACAGCCCTCCCGTGCCCGCCGAGGAGCCCCTCGACGTCCACATCCAGACCCTCTGGGCCCACATCGCGCCCCACACGGACTACCTGCTGGGCCTGAAGCGGACGCTCACGGTCGACGTCTTCTGCTGCCTCGCCTCGCCCGGTGCTCAGGGGATCGAGGTTTCGCACCGCTCGCTCGAAATGTTCACGAGGCTGGAGGTCCCTTTCGGGGTTTCGCTCGTCGTGTAG
- a CDS encoding pyrroloquinoline quinone-dependent dehydrogenase: protein MRSCSIGIACLFIFAGPTLAQPDPAGDWPGVGNDPGCMRYSTLDQIDRGNVARLKPAWTFHTKELDPNGVGKTIECTPIVIDGVMYVTTAFMKVVALDAATGEERWRFDPVKDHPWPHAAASGGVNRGCAYWSDGKPDGARRILHGTADGRLFSLDAATGKLDPKFGDGGVRDLRKELDPKTAALAYGPTSAPAVWKDLVILGFSCGEGPGIAAPGDVRAFDVRTGAEAWRFRTVPRPGEVGAETWEGESWKDRGAANAWGGLSVDVGRGLVFAGLGSAAFDFYGGDRPGDNLFANCTIALDAATGKRAWHFQTVRHDLWDHDLPTYPNLVTATRDGAKIDAVAQVTKTGYVFLFDRVTGEPLFDVQDQPATPSEIAGERAATAQPVPVKPPPFSVQTFDESNVTDIGESNRNSVLEQLRKLQFGRPFLPPSRQGTVVIPGYHGGANWSGASFDPTTGRLYVNSNNVPNILTMTESKAADVLTQGPYRHTGYIQFLDHEGYPAIKPPWGVLSAIDLSQGEIAWRTPLGEHPELTARGIPRTGTETFGGSIVTAGGLVFIAGTKDERIHAFDKDDGRLLWEHPLPAGGYATPSTYRAKGRQFVVIAAGGAGKLRTKAGDAFVAFSLPE, encoded by the coding sequence ATGCGTTCCTGCTCGATCGGCATCGCGTGCCTGTTCATTTTCGCCGGCCCCACCCTGGCCCAGCCCGACCCGGCGGGCGACTGGCCGGGGGTGGGGAACGACCCGGGGTGCATGCGGTATTCGACGCTCGACCAGATCGATCGGGGGAACGTCGCGCGGCTCAAGCCGGCCTGGACGTTCCACACCAAGGAGCTGGATCCGAACGGCGTCGGCAAGACGATCGAGTGCACGCCGATCGTGATCGACGGGGTCATGTACGTCACGACGGCCTTCATGAAGGTCGTGGCGCTCGACGCGGCGACCGGCGAGGAGCGCTGGCGGTTCGACCCGGTGAAGGACCATCCCTGGCCGCACGCGGCGGCGTCGGGAGGGGTCAACCGCGGGTGCGCTTACTGGTCGGACGGGAAGCCCGACGGGGCGCGGCGGATCCTCCACGGGACGGCCGACGGCCGGCTCTTCTCGCTCGACGCGGCGACGGGCAAGCTCGACCCGAAGTTTGGCGACGGGGGCGTGCGCGACCTCCGCAAGGAGCTTGACCCGAAGACGGCCGCCCTGGCGTATGGGCCGACCTCGGCGCCGGCGGTGTGGAAGGACCTGGTGATCCTGGGGTTCTCGTGCGGCGAGGGCCCGGGGATCGCCGCGCCGGGCGACGTGCGGGCGTTCGACGTCCGCACCGGCGCCGAGGCCTGGCGGTTCCGCACCGTCCCGCGCCCTGGCGAGGTCGGGGCCGAGACCTGGGAGGGCGAGTCGTGGAAGGACCGCGGCGCGGCCAACGCCTGGGGCGGCCTGAGCGTCGACGTCGGCCGCGGCCTGGTCTTCGCCGGGCTCGGATCGGCCGCGTTCGACTTCTACGGCGGCGACCGGCCGGGCGACAACCTGTTCGCCAACTGCACGATCGCCCTCGACGCCGCGACCGGCAAGCGGGCCTGGCACTTCCAGACCGTCCGCCACGACCTCTGGGACCACGACCTGCCGACTTATCCGAACCTCGTCACCGCGACCCGCGACGGCGCGAAGATCGACGCGGTGGCCCAGGTGACGAAGACCGGCTACGTCTTCCTCTTCGACCGCGTCACCGGCGAGCCCCTCTTCGACGTGCAGGACCAGCCCGCGACCCCCTCCGAGATCGCCGGCGAGCGGGCCGCGACGGCCCAGCCCGTTCCGGTCAAGCCGCCGCCGTTCTCGGTCCAGACCTTCGACGAATCGAACGTCACCGACATCGGCGAGTCCAACCGGAACTCGGTGCTGGAGCAGCTCAGGAAGCTCCAGTTCGGCCGGCCCTTCCTCCCGCCCAGCCGGCAGGGGACCGTCGTGATCCCCGGGTACCACGGCGGCGCGAACTGGTCGGGGGCCTCGTTCGACCCCACGACGGGGCGGCTCTACGTCAACTCGAACAACGTCCCGAACATCCTCACGATGACCGAGTCCAAGGCGGCCGACGTGCTCACCCAGGGGCCGTATCGCCACACCGGGTACATCCAGTTCCTCGACCACGAGGGCTACCCCGCGATCAAGCCCCCCTGGGGCGTGCTGAGCGCGATCGACCTGAGCCAGGGCGAGATCGCCTGGCGGACCCCGCTGGGCGAGCACCCCGAGCTGACCGCCCGCGGCATCCCGCGCACTGGGACCGAGACCTTCGGCGGGTCGATCGTCACCGCCGGGGGGCTCGTCTTCATCGCCGGCACCAAGGACGAGCGGATCCACGCCTTCGACAAGGACGACGGCCGCCTGCTCTGGGAACATCCCCTCCCCGCCGGCGGCTACGCGACGCCCTCGACCTACCGCGCCAAGGGACGCCAGTTCGTCGTCATCGCGGCCGGCGGCGCGGGCAAGCTGAGGACCAAGGCGGGCGACGCGTTCGTCGCCTTCAGCCTGCCGGAGTGA